The sequence GGCCAAGCGCACTCCGCCGGGTCGCCCCTGAGATCGGGGGTCCCGAAACGGAAGACTTTGGATGTTGCGGCCCCACCATGGCAGTTTCTCTTCCGACCAGCCGTTGCCAGCCGGTTACAACTCGTTCCGCGACACAAGCCGCGGGATTCAGGCATATTGTCGGCAAACAGTTAACTAAAACAAAAGGATAATGATCGCTTAACGCGGCCGTATCCTGAACTTTTGGCTAGCTGTCCACCCGTCCAGCATCAAGGTGGCGTTTCCGCCCTGAATATGACGCTGGTACTTCATTCCCTGGGAATGTGATGCTTGCCGGATCAGATTCCAGTCTTCCTCACCCCTCGCCTCGGCGCGATCTTTTTCGACGAGCCGGTTCCCAGCCCTGCGGATCGTGCCTAAGTTGACTTCATTATGCGCGCAAAGCCGGCCCCGATAAATACGCCTGAAGACACAAAGGCCGCCCCGCGCGGATTCTCCATCGATGCCCATCGGCTTGCGGCGCCGAAGGCCGCGCCTGGCCTCCATCTGGTCGCAACGCCGATCGGCAATCTCGGCGACATCACGGTCCGCGCGCTGCAGACGCTTGCCGGCGTGGACGTCATCGCCTGCGAGGACACGCGCATCACGCGGCGCCTGACCGAGCGCTACGCCATTACCGCGCAGCTCAAGCCATATCACGAGCACAACGCCGAAGCGGCGCGCCCGAAGATTCTCGAGGCGCTTGCGGCCGGCGGCTCGATCGCGCTGGTCTCCGATGCCGGCACCCCGCTGATCTCCGATCCCGGCTTCAAGCTGGTGCGCGAGGTCTGCGCCGCCGGCCACGCGGTCTACGCGCTGCCCGGCCCGTCCTCGGTGCTGGCCGCGCTGTCGGTCGCGGCGCTGCCGACCGATCGCTTCTTCTTCGAGGGCTTCTTGCCGGCGAAATCGGCTGCGCGCCGCGCCCGCCTCGCCGAGCTTGCCCGCATCGATGCGACGCTGGTGATGTTCGACTCCGGCAACCGCGTGCAGGACACGCTGGTCGAGCTCGCCGAGATCATGGGACCACGCGAGGCCGCGATCTGCCGCGAGCTGACGAAGCTGCATGAGGAGATTTCGCGAGCGACGCTGGCCGAATTGGCGCGCGACGCGGACGCGCTGGAGACGCGCGGCGAATTCGTGCTGGTGATCGCGCCGCCGGCATCCGACGCGCAGGTGCTGACATCGGGTGCGCTCGATGATCTCTTGCGCGATCAGCTCGCCGTGCACAGCGTCAAGGATGCCGTGGCGCATGCGGTCGCGTTGTCGGGCCGGCCGCGCCGCGAGGTCTATGCCCGCGCGCTCGAACTTGCAAAGGACCTGCGAGGCGGCGATGGCGAAGCCTGAGATCCCGGCGGAACCGAAAGTCGCCTCGCCCGAGCGCGTCGCCGCGTTCCGCACCGGCATCTCGGCGGAGAGCCGCGCCGCCGCCTATCTCATGGCCAAGGGCTATCGTATCCTCGCCAAGCGTTACCGCACCCCGCATGGCGAGATCGACATCGTCGCGCGGCGCCGCAATCTGATCGCCTTCGTCGAGGTCAAGGCACGCGCCACGCTGGATGACGCCGCCTTCGCCGTGACGCCGCGTCAGCAGCAGCGCATCGTCAACGCGGCGCAGGGATGGCTCGTGGCGCATCCCGAGCATGCCGAATTCGAATTGCGATTCGACGCCATGCTGATTGCGCCGCGGTCACTTCCGCGCCATGTGTTGGCGGCATTCGACGCCTCGACCTGAAAGGCAGACCATGAAACTCAACGTCGCCGTCCAGATGGACCCTATCGCCCGCATCAACATCAAGGGCGATTCCACCTTCGCGCTGCTCCTGGAGGCGCAGAAGCGCGGCCACGGCCTGTCCTATTACACGCCCGACAAGCTCTCGATGGTCGGCGACGAACTCGTCGCGCCGGTTCAGCTCCTCTCCGTGCGCGATGAGCCGGGTGATCATTTCACCCTCGGCGAGCCCCGGCGCGAGGCGCTCAACGGTTTCGACGTGGTGCTGCTCCGCCAGGACCCGCCGTTCGACCTCGCCTATATCACCTCGACGCATTTCCTCGAACGCATCCATCCGAAGACGCTGGTCGTCAACGACCCCGTCTCGGTGCGCAACGCGCCCGAGAAGCTGTTCGTGATGAACTTTCCGCAGCTAATGCCGCCGACCCTGATCTCGCGCGACCTCGACGAGATCAACGCGTTCCGCGACAAGCACGGCGCCGTCGTGATGAAGCCGCTGCACGGCCATGGCGGCGCGGCGGTGTTCCGCGTGATGCCGCAGGACATGAATTTCGGCTCGCTGTTCGACATGTTCTCCGTCACTTTCAAGGAGCCGTGGGTGATCCAACAATTCATCCCCGAGGTGAAGCACGGCGACAAGCGAATCATCCTCGTCAACGGCGAGTTCGCCGGCGCCGTGAACCGCGTCCCCGCCGCGGACGACCTCCGCTCCAACATGGTGCGCGGCGGCGCGGCGCAGGAGACCGAGCTCACCCCGCGCGAGCGCGAGATCTGCGCCACCGTCGGCCCGGCGCTGCGCGAGCGCGGCCTGCTGTTCGTCGGCATCGACGTCATCAACGGCAACCTCACCGAGATCAACGTGACCTCACCGACCGGCATCCGTGCCATCGCGCGGCTCGGCGGCCCTGACGTTGCGGCGAAGATCTGGGACGCGATCGAAGCGAAGCGGAAGAAGTAGCTTCGTAATGCGGAGGGAGCCGCCCCCAGTTCCGCTGTCATGCCCCGCGATGGCGGGGCATCCAGTACGCCGCGGCCTTTCGGTTCAATCACTGCCGCTTCTGGGATACTGGATCGCCCGCCTTCGCGGGCGATGACAACGTCGCGCGCCCTGACATCACGCCCCCCTAACCACCTATTCACCATGACGCCGCCGCTATCATGCGAGCGGATGCGCCTGCTCTGCGTGAAACTACGGGGCCGCTGGCCGAGCGAATAACGCCGCGTTCACCATTCGCGGAAAACCAGCGCTGTGACCGGCCATCACATTCGGCCTCGCAACACCCCTTATACTTTTACTCCCTACTCATCGACATGGGGAACCCGCCAGGTGCGGTCCGAGTGCCCCGCGTAAGAGTAGAAGCGTATGAATACCGCACGCATTGTCGTTCTCGTCATCGCGCTCGGCGCCGGCGGCGTCGCTGCGTATCTGGCGAGCGGCTATCAGAATGAACCCGCGCCCGTTCTGCCCGTCGCCGAGAAGCTGCCGACGGTCGAGGTCCTGGTCGCGAAGAACGACATCGGGCTCGGCCAGGCCGTGAAGCCCGAGGATCTGCAATGGCAGGTCTGGCCGGCGGCGACCGCGAGCAGCGCCTTCATCCGCCGCGACGGCAGGCCCGACGCGCAGATCCAGATCGCCGGCTCGATCGCACGCGTGCCGTTGATGCAGGGCGAACCGATCCGCGAACAGAAGCTGGTCAGGGCCGAAGGCTCCGGCTTCATGGCCGCCATCCTGCCCTCCGGCATGCGGGCCGTCTCCACCGAAATTTCAGCCGAGACCGGCGCCGGCGGGTTCATCCTGCCGAACGACCGCGTCGACATCGTGCTGACCCGCCGCCTGAAGAATCCCGACCCCAACGGCACGACCGGCAACGATCTCATCTTGTCCGAGGTCATCCTGACCAACATCCGCGTGCTCGCGATCGACCAGGCGCCCAAGGAAAAGGACGGCCAGACCGCCGTCGTCGGCAAGACCGTCACGCTCGAGCTCAAGCCCGAACAGGTCGCCACGCTGTCGGCCGCACGCCAGGGCGGCACGCTCCAGCTCGCGCTGCGGAGCATCGTCGATGCCAAGGCCGTCGACGATCCGATCGAGGACCAGGCGGCCAAGCGTTCCGACGGCGTCAACGTGATCCGCTACGGGGTGCAGGCGCGGCAACTGACGTCACAGAAGTGATGATGGGGATAGCATGAAGTTTGGGGGTGATCGGACGGGCCTGCGCATTCGGGGGAAGCGCGCGCGCTCGGTCTGGAAGGGGACGATGCTGATGCTGGGGCTGCTTGCAGCCCCAGACCCGGTCAGCGCCGGGGAGATGCCGGTCGGCGACCAGGCGCCGATGCAGGCGCCCGATCTGGGCCTGTCGCCGGTTTCGTCGATCGCGTCGGCGCGAACACGCTTTCTGGCGCTCGGCATCGGCAAGTCCGTCGTCATCGACCTGCCGCGCGAGGTCAAGGACGTGCTGGTGGCCGATCCCAAGATCGCCAACGCGGTGATCCGCTCGTCCCAGCGGGCCTATATCATCGGCGGCCAGGTCGGCCAGACCAACGTGGTGTTCTTCTCCGCCGACGGCCAGCAGGTCGCCGCCTACGACATCGCGGTGAAACGCGACCTCAATGGCATGCGCACCGCGCTGCGGCAGTCGCTGCCCGGCGTGCAGATCGAAGGCGTCGGCGACAGCGTAATGCTGACCGGCTCGGTGTCGAGCCCGGTCGAGGCGCAGCAGGCCGGCGAGGTCGCCGCCAAGCTCGTCGGCGGCGCGGACAAGGTCGTCAA comes from Bradyrhizobium sp. CCGE-LA001 and encodes:
- the rsmI gene encoding 16S rRNA (cytidine(1402)-2'-O)-methyltransferase, whose protein sequence is MRAKPAPINTPEDTKAAPRGFSIDAHRLAAPKAAPGLHLVATPIGNLGDITVRALQTLAGVDVIACEDTRITRRLTERYAITAQLKPYHEHNAEAARPKILEALAAGGSIALVSDAGTPLISDPGFKLVREVCAAGHAVYALPGPSSVLAALSVAALPTDRFFFEGFLPAKSAARRARLAELARIDATLVMFDSGNRVQDTLVELAEIMGPREAAICRELTKLHEEISRATLAELARDADALETRGEFVLVIAPPASDAQVLTSGALDDLLRDQLAVHSVKDAVAHAVALSGRPRREVYARALELAKDLRGGDGEA
- a CDS encoding YraN family protein translates to MAKPEIPAEPKVASPERVAAFRTGISAESRAAAYLMAKGYRILAKRYRTPHGEIDIVARRRNLIAFVEVKARATLDDAAFAVTPRQQQRIVNAAQGWLVAHPEHAEFELRFDAMLIAPRSLPRHVLAAFDAST
- the gshB gene encoding glutathione synthase; amino-acid sequence: MKLNVAVQMDPIARINIKGDSTFALLLEAQKRGHGLSYYTPDKLSMVGDELVAPVQLLSVRDEPGDHFTLGEPRREALNGFDVVLLRQDPPFDLAYITSTHFLERIHPKTLVVNDPVSVRNAPEKLFVMNFPQLMPPTLISRDLDEINAFRDKHGAVVMKPLHGHGGAAVFRVMPQDMNFGSLFDMFSVTFKEPWVIQQFIPEVKHGDKRIILVNGEFAGAVNRVPAADDLRSNMVRGGAAQETELTPREREICATVGPALRERGLLFVGIDVINGNLTEINVTSPTGIRAIARLGGPDVAAKIWDAIEAKRKK
- the cpaB gene encoding Flp pilus assembly protein CpaB; this translates as MNTARIVVLVIALGAGGVAAYLASGYQNEPAPVLPVAEKLPTVEVLVAKNDIGLGQAVKPEDLQWQVWPAATASSAFIRRDGRPDAQIQIAGSIARVPLMQGEPIREQKLVRAEGSGFMAAILPSGMRAVSTEISAETGAGGFILPNDRVDIVLTRRLKNPDPNGTTGNDLILSEVILTNIRVLAIDQAPKEKDGQTAVVGKTVTLELKPEQVATLSAARQGGTLQLALRSIVDAKAVDDPIEDQAAKRSDGVNVIRYGVQARQLTSQK